A window of the Nitrospirae bacterium YQR-1 genome harbors these coding sequences:
- the mltG gene encoding endolytic transglycosylase MltG, with amino-acid sequence MKKKLIISILVSTMLFFAYFYIELRMPVKFADKEVEIFIAKGTSFRGAVNKLVKNGVLRKFSLIYFAGKFKGFDRRINAGFYKFESGMSPLSVIDTLGMGETVKIKICIVPGETLADVSRKFGEVNKTETVTEKDELTEDFLKHTKDITFISSLSVKAPSLEGYLYPDTYVIEKGISSSEAINTMVSNLRKHYPPDFKNKASALGMTENQVLTLASIIEKEAKVDSERVLISAVYHNRLRLQMQLQADPTAIYGVKSYKEGVTKNDLKNVTPYNTYKIYGLPPGPIAMPHQKSIVAALEPAAVPYLYFVAKGDGTHRFSETYDEHLTNVGKYRNTTVKAAVEEKPPHPVKMTKKGKSGEGHSKKHRGRKKQ; translated from the coding sequence ATGAAAAAAAAACTCATCATTTCAATTCTTGTAAGCACAATGCTGTTTTTTGCATACTTTTACATCGAACTGCGTATGCCGGTTAAGTTTGCAGACAAGGAAGTTGAGATTTTCATTGCAAAGGGGACTTCTTTCAGGGGGGCGGTCAATAAACTTGTTAAAAACGGTGTACTAAGAAAATTTTCACTGATTTATTTTGCCGGTAAATTTAAGGGCTTTGACAGACGCATTAATGCGGGCTTCTACAAGTTTGAAAGCGGCATGTCACCTCTTTCTGTAATAGACACATTAGGGATGGGAGAGACGGTTAAAATAAAAATCTGCATTGTCCCAGGTGAGACCCTGGCGGATGTATCCCGTAAGTTTGGTGAGGTGAATAAAACAGAGACAGTAACAGAGAAAGATGAACTGACTGAGGACTTTTTAAAACACACAAAGGACATAACATTCATTAGCAGCTTAAGCGTAAAAGCACCGTCTCTTGAGGGCTATTTGTATCCTGACACATATGTCATAGAAAAGGGGATTTCATCCTCAGAGGCAATAAATACTATGGTGAGCAATCTGAGAAAACACTACCCGCCGGACTTTAAAAATAAGGCTTCAGCTCTGGGAATGACAGAAAATCAGGTGCTGACTTTGGCCTCCATAATAGAGAAAGAGGCAAAGGTTGACAGCGAGCGTGTTTTGATTTCAGCAGTTTATCATAACAGATTAAGGTTGCAGATGCAGCTTCAGGCCGACCCAACGGCCATATATGGAGTGAAGAGTTACAAGGAGGGGGTCACTAAAAACGATTTAAAAAATGTAACCCCCTATAATACATATAAAATTTACGGGCTTCCGCCCGGGCCGATTGCCATGCCGCATCAGAAATCAATCGTGGCGGCCCTTGAGCCGGCCGCTGTACCATACCTGTATTTTGTAGCAAAAGGAGACGGCACTCACAGGTTTTCGGAGACCTATGATGAACATCTTACGAATGTTGGAAAATACAGAAACACCACCGTGAAAGCGGCTGTTGAAGAAAAGCCGCCGCACCCTGTTAAAATGACAAAAAAGGGGAAATCCGGCGAAGGTCATAGCAAGAAACACCGGGGCAGAAAGAAACAATGA
- a CDS encoding response regulator transcription factor, whose product MRKIIVIEDEKDIAELLSYNLKKEGFSVIVYHNGTDGLKAINNGAFDLIILDLMLPGTNGMEICRTVKASKKTAAVPIIMLTAKSEESDKVAGLESGADDYLTKPFSLRELTARIKAVLRRSSDEEITEKTLEVGNLQIDMEMYSVAKNGRILKLSPTEFKLLLHLIKKRGKVQTREMLLDAVWRDEAYVEPRTVDVHIRRLRAQIEDNTSRPAYIKTRRGIGYYFEEGV is encoded by the coding sequence GTGAGAAAGATAATAGTGATAGAGGATGAAAAGGACATAGCGGAGTTGCTGTCCTATAATTTAAAAAAAGAGGGATTTAGTGTAATCGTTTATCATAACGGCACAGACGGGCTTAAGGCTATAAACAATGGTGCTTTTGATTTAATCATATTGGATTTGATGCTTCCTGGCACCAATGGAATGGAAATCTGCAGGACAGTTAAGGCGTCAAAGAAAACGGCGGCGGTTCCTATAATAATGTTGACGGCCAAGTCTGAGGAATCTGATAAAGTTGCAGGGCTTGAATCCGGAGCGGATGACTATTTAACAAAGCCATTTAGCTTAAGAGAGCTGACAGCGCGTATAAAAGCGGTGCTCAGAAGAAGCAGCGATGAAGAGATTACAGAGAAAACTCTTGAAGTAGGTAATCTTCAAATAGACATGGAAATGTATTCAGTTGCCAAAAATGGAAGGATTTTGAAATTAAGTCCCACAGAGTTTAAACTCTTGCTTCATTTGATAAAGAAAAGGGGCAAGGTGCAGACCCGGGAGATGCTCCTTGATGCCGTGTGGCGTGATGAGGCATACGTTGAGCCCAGAACTGTTGACGTTCACATCAGAAGACTCAGAGCGCAGATTGAGGACAACACCAGTCGTCCTGCCTACATAAAAACCCGCAGAGGCATCGGCTATTATTTTGAGGAAGGTGTATGA
- the mtnP gene encoding S-methyl-5'-thioadenosine phosphorylase, giving the protein MANIGIIGGSGIYEMKGLQKVKDIPLETPFGKPSDSFKIVKIGGKDVVFLPRHNSTHNIPPHMINYRANIWGMKKLGVKTIIATGSVGSVSPILTPGDLVLPDQIIDMTKNRPTTFFDEEAVYHVDFTEPYCPALREFILKNASLCSVPVYPRSTYVCTEGPRFETRAEIKLYGQIGSDIVGMTQMPEAVLARELELCYAVIATVTNYAAGISKEKLTTTEVIDAVKKVSQKLNNLLFQVVSEIGELYGCSCKNTLKDAKL; this is encoded by the coding sequence ATGGCAAACATAGGAATTATAGGCGGAAGCGGCATATATGAGATGAAGGGACTGCAAAAGGTAAAAGATATTCCACTTGAGACCCCTTTCGGTAAACCCTCGGATTCTTTCAAGATTGTGAAAATAGGCGGTAAAGACGTGGTCTTTTTACCAAGACACAATTCAACACACAACATCCCGCCTCATATGATTAACTATCGGGCTAACATATGGGGAATGAAAAAACTGGGTGTTAAAACCATAATAGCCACAGGGTCGGTGGGCTCTGTAAGCCCAATTCTGACCCCGGGTGACCTGGTGCTGCCGGATCAGATCATAGATATGACTAAAAACCGTCCTACCACGTTCTTTGATGAGGAGGCGGTCTATCACGTAGATTTCACCGAACCCTACTGTCCGGCACTTAGGGAATTCATCTTAAAGAATGCATCACTTTGTAGCGTACCGGTTTATCCGCGCAGCACATACGTCTGCACTGAGGGACCACGTTTTGAAACCAGGGCTGAAATCAAACTCTACGGGCAAATAGGCTCCGACATAGTAGGGATGACTCAAATGCCGGAGGCTGTTTTAGCAAGAGAACTTGAATTATGCTATGCTGTGATTGCCACTGTTACTAACTATGCGGCAGGTATCAGCAAGGAAAAACTCACCACTACCGAGGTGATTGATGCTGTTAAGAAGGTATCTCAGAAACTGAACAATCTATTGTTTCAGGTGGTGTCTGAAATCGGAGAGCTTTATGGCTGCTCATGCAAAAATACATTAAAAGATGCTAAGTTATAA
- the hemW gene encoding radical SAM family heme chaperone HemW, with protein sequence METKESYIYIHIPFCLKKCRYCDFYSIPYSTGLETAYVSALLREIQMRRSEISKIRTLYFGGGTPTVMSKGSFSAIMSTLYDNFDFHPDSEITVEANPVTLKHSAHGMTEWLRLSGVNRISLGVQSFNDKILKSLGRLHSGNEAREAMRELKDIYSNVSLDLMYAIPGQSVGMWKDTVYEALSFNPTHISAYELTPEEHTPLWAELRAGDVSLLDEETIIEMYEFLTETLTATGFDHYEISNYALKERQCLHNLNYWSRGLYTGLGAAAHSHVAINGCCLTTRYSNAANVRTYTESVNNGTLPVEEKYIVTGGQAQMERIFLGLRMCYGVRFDKIPAEAAELISAGLIETDGRVIKLTEKGFLLSNYVIGQLSEQGFSHPALEQASPLVIPSCSCCSTKNYNLASFNVFLHEQP encoded by the coding sequence ATGGAAACTAAAGAGAGTTATATATATATACATATACCTTTTTGTCTGAAAAAATGCAGATACTGCGATTTTTATTCCATCCCATATAGTACAGGGTTGGAAACGGCATATGTTAGTGCCCTGCTAAGGGAAATACAGATGCGCCGTAGTGAAATATCAAAAATCAGGACACTGTACTTTGGCGGAGGTACGCCCACGGTTATGTCAAAAGGCTCATTTTCAGCCATAATGAGCACGCTTTATGATAACTTTGATTTCCACCCCGACTCTGAAATCACAGTTGAGGCAAACCCTGTAACTTTAAAACACAGTGCTCATGGCATGACTGAGTGGTTAAGGCTCTCAGGTGTAAACCGGATAAGCCTTGGAGTGCAATCGTTTAATGATAAGATACTGAAATCCCTGGGCAGGCTACACAGCGGCAATGAGGCAAGGGAGGCAATGCGTGAGCTTAAAGATATTTATTCAAATGTTTCACTGGACCTGATGTATGCAATACCGGGGCAGAGTGTGGGTATGTGGAAGGACACCGTGTATGAGGCTCTTAGCTTTAACCCCACCCACATATCGGCATATGAGTTAACTCCTGAGGAGCACACGCCGCTGTGGGCGGAGCTGAGGGCCGGCGATGTCAGTCTTTTGGATGAGGAGACAATCATAGAGATGTATGAGTTTTTGACGGAAACACTAACGGCAACCGGTTTTGACCACTATGAGATATCAAACTATGCACTTAAAGAGAGGCAGTGCCTGCATAATTTAAATTATTGGAGTCGGGGGCTTTATACCGGGCTGGGTGCTGCGGCACACTCACACGTTGCGATAAACGGCTGTTGCTTAACAACAAGATATTCAAATGCGGCAAATGTACGCACATATACAGAGTCCGTTAATAATGGAACACTACCGGTTGAAGAAAAATACATAGTAACCGGTGGGCAGGCGCAGATGGAGAGAATTTTTTTAGGACTCAGAATGTGTTATGGGGTAAGGTTTGATAAGATTCCGGCAGAGGCTGCGGAGCTGATAAGTGCGGGGCTCATTGAAACAGACGGCCGGGTAATAAAACTAACTGAAAAGGGATTTTTGCTGAGTAACTATGTAATCGGACAGTTGAGTGAACAGGGGTTTTCTCATCCTGCTTTAGAGCAAGCCTCTCCCTTAGTAATACCAAGTTGCAGCTGTTGTTCAACAAAAAATTATAACTTAGCATCTTTTAATGTATTTTTGCATGAGCAGCCATAA
- the ispG gene encoding flavodoxin-dependent (E)-4-hydroxy-3-methylbut-2-enyl-diphosphate synthase, translating to MISKRAKTRQIKLSNVAVGGDAHITVQSMTKTKTDDIKSTVYQINSLEIAGCELIRLAVPNMEAARCLGKIKEQIHIPMIADIHFDWKLALEAVAQGVDGLRINPGNIGPLWKVQEVVAACKDRGVPIRIGVNGGSLQKDILSKYGHPTPEAIVESAERHIGILENLDFKEIKVSLKASNVPITIEAYRLFSSRHDYPLHIGISEAGIPETGIIKSAAGLGSLLYDGIGDTMRVSLTSEPELEVNVAYEILKSLGIRQKGINFISCPTCGRTRVNLVKLAHEAAQRLKTVQSTVTVAIMGCEVNGPGEAKEADYGIAGGGGEGLLFKKGTVVRKVKEADLISALVDLINEELQEEKTRKG from the coding sequence ATGATATCAAAGAGAGCAAAAACACGACAGATAAAGCTGTCAAACGTGGCTGTAGGGGGCGATGCCCACATAACGGTGCAGTCAATGACAAAGACCAAAACAGACGATATTAAGAGTACCGTATATCAGATTAACTCCCTTGAGATAGCCGGCTGTGAGCTAATACGTCTTGCCGTACCCAATATGGAAGCGGCACGTTGTCTGGGGAAAATAAAGGAGCAAATCCACATTCCGATGATAGCCGATATACATTTTGACTGGAAGCTGGCACTGGAGGCGGTGGCGCAGGGTGTGGACGGTCTCAGGATAAACCCCGGCAATATAGGCCCCCTGTGGAAGGTTCAAGAGGTGGTTGCAGCGTGTAAGGACAGAGGGGTGCCGATAAGAATAGGAGTAAACGGCGGGTCACTTCAAAAAGACATATTGTCTAAGTATGGGCATCCAACACCGGAGGCGATAGTGGAAAGCGCCGAGCGCCATATCGGAATACTTGAAAATCTGGACTTTAAGGAGATAAAAGTATCCCTTAAGGCCTCAAACGTGCCTATAACAATAGAGGCATACCGGCTCTTTAGCAGCCGCCACGATTATCCCCTGCACATAGGAATATCTGAGGCGGGGATACCGGAGACGGGAATAATAAAAAGTGCGGCCGGCCTGGGCTCCCTGTTGTATGACGGGATAGGGGATACGATGAGAGTGTCTCTGACAAGTGAGCCTGAATTGGAAGTAAACGTGGCTTATGAGATACTAAAATCCCTCGGAATACGGCAAAAGGGTATCAACTTTATATCGTGCCCAACGTGTGGCCGCACGCGTGTTAATCTGGTAAAACTTGCACATGAGGCCGCACAGCGGCTTAAGACAGTGCAAAGCACCGTAACTGTGGCGATAATGGGCTGTGAGGTCAACGGCCCGGGTGAAGCCAAAGAGGCGGACTATGGCATAGCAGGTGGCGGCGGTGAGGGACTGCTGTTTAAAAAGGGCACCGTCGTAAGAAAGGTAAAAGAAGCCGACTTAATCAGCGCTTTAGTTGATTTAATAAATGAAGAGCTACAGGAAGAGAAGACAAGAAAGGGTTAG